One Deinococcus planocerae genomic window, CCGGAGCATGTCGAGTGCCGCGCCGTACCGCTCACGCACCCACACGCCGTCATCGTAGGGGGTGACGCGGCGGCCCAGCGCCTTGCATTCCGCCGGGGTGCGGGCGGCGAGGATGGCGGCGAGCCTTGCCTCATCGCCGAAGAGTCGGGCCTTGCGCGCCATCAGGTACTGCTCGGCCCAGCGGTAGGTCACGCCGTCTTCCACGAAGACGCTGGGGTGGCCCTATCCATCAGAAATAGTCGAGAAGGGGTGGGCGGTGCGGTAGAAGTACACGGTGTCCGGCATGGGGAAAGGCTTCCAGGCCGGGGCGAAAAACGCATCTGCCAAGCGGGGTAGGCCAACGGGAAGAAGGCGGCGAGGTCTCCCCCACCGCCCTCCCCGTCCGGCTGCTCTTCCTGCCTTACTGCACCTGATCGCGGCTGACGTTGAGGTACACCGCCACATCGTCCATGCTCTCGACCTGCGAGAGGGGGACGTAGCGGTGCTCTCCCGTCGGGCTGTCGGTGCGGGTCAGCTTGAGCTGGTCACCCTCCATATGGTCCACCGTGCCGACGTGCTCGCCGTTCATGTCCTTGACCTGCATGTGCTCGCCCTGGCTTTCGAGGCGCTGGCGGAGGTCCTGCCTCACCCGGTCGTCGATCTGGTCGACGAGGTTCTGGTCGTTCTGTCCGTCGTTCTGGGTCATGGGCGTAGCCTACGGGGGCCTCCCGGCGAATCAGATGACAGTCAGGTACAGGAGGGCGTCACGGAATGTTGGTGGAATCTCCATGTCGCCTCCTCAACCCACCTCCGCAGCCAGGTTCCGCACGGCGCCCACGTCCAGCGCCGTGAGTGCGGCGTTCACCCGACCCGCGAAGTTCGGGGGAGCCCCCGGCAACGCCCCCGCCAGCGCGACTGCCCCCTTCTCGTTCAGAATCCAGGCCCGCCCCCGCGCGCCAAGGGTTTGCACCATCGCCATGACGGCTTGATACAGGCACCCCTGCGCATAGTGCACGTCGCCGCGTTTCAGGCCCTTGGCCGCTCCGTCCAGCCAAAAGCCGGGTTGCCAGGCGTAGTGCTCTTCGAGGGCTTGAGCGAGGGACGCCGGGTAGCCTCCGAGCCGTGCCCGCAGCCGCTCCAACCTTCCTGAGGGGTCGTGGAGGATGAGGCCCGTCGCCAGTTCCGCCGCGTAATGGTGCCCGTGGATGCCGTGGGGGTGTCCGGGCTGGGCGTGCACGCTGACCCTTCCGGCCAGGGCGTCCCCCACACTCTTCTCCACCCGCCTCACTTCCCGGTAGATGAGGTCCACCCGCTGCCCCTCCACCGTCAACCACGCGCCGCCGTCCACCCACGGACCCCAGCCGCCGGGCGGGGTGGCCGAAGCGGAGCCCGACTCGTCGAGGTCGCGGCACAGGGCGCTGAGCGCGGCGAGGTCGAAGGGGTGCGCGGCGTCGTAGGCGAGGCCGAGGTCGAGGTCGGAGTCGGGGCGGGCGTTGCCGCGGGCGTGCGAACCGCCGAGGGAGACGGCGACGATGCCGGGAACCCGCGCGACTTGAGCGGCGATGGTGCGGGCGAGGTCGGGAACGGTCACGCCCCCATCATCGCCTCAAGCCACCTGCACCACGCAGAAGCGGTTGCCGTCGGGGTCGGCGAGCACCACGTAGTCGGCCTCCGGCTCGTAGCGCCAGTCCACGCGGGTGGCTCCCAGGGCCAGAAGCCGTTCCACTTCCGCCGCCTGATCCTCGGCGTAAAGGTCGAGGTGATGGCGCCGCGCCTTTTCGGAGTCCACGAGATCGAGGGCGAGCTGGACGCCCGGTCCTTCCCGGGGCACCAGAACGGCCCAGTCGTCGTCCGGTTCGTTGCGCAGCCGGTAGTCCAGCGCCCGCGTCCAGAACTCGATGGCCCTCGGCACGTCCCGCACGCCCCAGACGATGGAGCCGATTCTGAGCATGGGCGCAGCTTAACAGCCCCGCCATTCGGCCTGCCCGGTGGGCCAGGCGGCGGATTCAGCCCGCCTCCCCCGCCCCGCTATGATGGCCTTTATGACGAAGGCGGCCAGCGGAGACAGGCAGGATAAGAAGGCACAGCAGTACGGGGTGACGCCCCAGAGCGTCGATTTCAACGACTGGTACAACGAGGTGGTCAAGAAGGCCGACCTCGCCGACAACAGCCCCGTGGCGGGCGCGATGGTGGTGCGGCCCTACGGCGCGGCGCTGTGGGAGAACATCGAGCGCTGGTTGGATACCCGCTTCAAGGCCACCGGGCACGAGTCGCTGCTCTTCCCCACCCTGATCCCCATGAACTTCCTGACGAAGGAGGCCGAACACGTCGAGGGGTTCGCGCCCGAACTCTTCACGGTGACGAAGATCGGCACGGAGGAACTCGCCGAGCCCTACGTCCTGCGCCCCACCTCCGAGACGATCATCGGCCACATGTGGAGCGGCTGGCTGAACTCCTACCGTGACCTCCCCTTCCTCCACTACCAGTGGGGCAGCGTCTTCCGCGCCGAGCTGCGGACGAAGGCGTTCCTGCGAACGAGCGAGTTTTACTGGCACGAGGGACACACGGCGCACGCGACGGAAGAAGAGGCGAGAGGAGAGGTCCGCCAGCAGCTCGACCTCTACCACGAGTTCTGCCGGGACGTGCTGGCCCTGCCCGTCGTGCGGGGGGAGAAGACGGCCTCCGAACGCTTCGCCGGGGCAGTCGCTACCTACTCCATCGAGGGGATGATGCGCGACGGGAAGGCGTTGCAATCGGGAACGTCGCACTACCTGGGGCAGAACTTCTCGCGGGCCTTCGACGTGAAATTCCAGACGCGCGAGCAGCGCGAGGAATACGCCTACACGACGAGCTGGGCGATCTCCAGCCGCATCATCGGCGCGATCATCATGACGCATGGGGACGACCAGGGGTTGATCATGCCCCCCAACATTGCTCCCATTCAGGTCGTCGTGATTCCCGTGGGCCGCAAGGACAACTTGGGCGAGATGGTGGCGGAGGGCGAGAAGTTGGCCGCCGAACTGCGCGCCCAGGGCCTCTTGGTCAAGGTCGACAAGCGCGACGGCGTGACGAACGGCTTCAAGTACAACGACTGGGAACTCAAGGGCGTACCTGTCCGGGTCGAACTCGGCCCCCGCGACTTGGAGCAGGGCGTCGTGGTCGTCAAGAACCGCAACGCCGAGGAGAAGGAGACCCTGAGCCGCGAGGAGGCCGTGGGCAGCATGAAGGCTCGTCTGGACGGCATCCAGTCCTGGCTCCTGAAGCGGGCGACCGACTTCATGCTCGAAAACACCGTCAAGGTGGACACCTACGAGGAGTTCAGGGCCGCCATCGAGGCCGGGAAGTGGGTGCTGGCCTTCCACTGCGGCGACGAGGCGAGCGAGCGGCAGATCAAGGAGGACACCAAGGCGACGATCCGCAACATCCCCCTGGACGACGCGGAGTTCTTCGCGGAGCGGGAGGAGGGCGGGGTGTGCGTGCATACCGGACGGCCCGCCGCGTACGGCAAGCGGGTGATTTTCGGGCGGCAGTACTGAGGGAGCGGTCAGCCGTCAGCAGAAGGGCCATCCAATCTGCCGGAGGGCTCTTTTGCTGTCCTGAGCGGGCACCTAACCTGACCCCATGACGACCATCCGCCCCTTCACGCCCACCGACCGCGCGGCCTGCCTCGCCCTCTTCGACTCGAACGTGCCGGAGTTCTTCCTGCCACCGGAGCGGGCGGAGTTCGAGCTGTGGTTGGACAAACCCTTCGATTCCGGCGAGTACGGTGAATACTTCGTGCTGGAGGACGAGGGCCGGGTCGTGGCCTGCGGCGGCGTGTGGCTCGACCCGCAGCACCCGGAACGCCCGGCGGGCTTCAGTTGGGGCATGGTCGCGCGGGACGCCCACCGGCGGGGACACGGCTCGGTGCTGCTGCGCTTCCGGCTGGAGCGGCTGCGGGAACTGGGGGCGCGGGAGGTCCACCTGGACACCAGCCAGCACACCGCACCCTTTTACGCCCGCTTCGGCTTCCGGGAGGTGCGGCGCGTGCCAGACGGATACGGGCCGGGCCTGGACCGGGTGGACATGGTGGCGGAGTCCAGCGGGTAGGGTGAGTCCGTGAGCGCCAACTCTCCCGCCGAGGTCGCCGCCCAGTACGCCACCGACCGGAACCTGCGCGTCCGCAAGGAGACGCACGTGCGGTACGGGGTGGGCCCGGATCTCGAGCCCAGGGTGGACGAGTTGCTGGCCCTGCGGGGCAACGAGGCGTTGTTGGACGTGGGGACCGGCCCCGGCGACTTTCCCGGACGGTTGCGTGATCAGGGGCACCGGGGCCGCCTCGTCGGGGTGGACCTCTCCCCTGGCATGGTCGAACACGCCACGGCCTTCCACCCAGGGGTCGAGTTTGTGCAGGCCAGCGCCGACGCCCTCCCCTTCCCGGACGCCTCCTTCGGCGTGCTCACGGCGCGCCACATGCTCTACCACGTCCCCGACGTTCCCGCCGCCCTGGCGGAGTTCGCGCGGGTGCTGAGGCCGGGCGGACGCTTCCTGGCCGTGACGAACGCCTCCGGTTCCCTGGGCGAACTGTGGGACGTGGTGGCGGAGGTGGCCCCGGAGGAACCTGCGCTCGGCGGGTTGCTGGAGAGCCGGGCGGGGTCGGCGGTGTTCTCGGAGCACAACGGCGAGGGGCTGGTGCGCGCGGCGTTCGGTCAGGTTCAGGTTGATGTTCTGGACAGCGCCCTTATGTTTCCTTCCCCCGAGCCGGTGCTGACTTACCTGGAGTCCATGACGGCGCTGCACCGTCTGGCCGAAGGGGACCGGGGCCGCGTCCGGGAGGCGCTGCGGCGGGTGCTGGCGCCCCGGTTCCGGGCGGGCGGGTGGCGGGTGCCCAAGCGGGTGGCCCTGATCGGTGCCCGGCGGTAGGGATGGCCCGGGACGGGCACGGGGACGCTCTATCCTGGCCCGGTGACTGCCCCCCGCTCCCTGCCTCCGCCCGCCGTCACCCGGTTTCTGGTCGGAGCCGTGCTGGGCGTGGCCGTGGCGGTGCTCCTCCCGAACCGCTGGCCTCTCGTCGTGCAGATTCTGCTGGGCTGGAACGCCCTGTGCCTCTTTGTGCTGGGCCGCGTGTGGCCGAGGCTGCTGAGTTCGACCCCGGAGCGGACCCGGGCCCTCGCCACCCGCGAGGACGACACTCGGACCATCGCGCTGCTCCTCACCGTCATGTCGGCCCTCGTCAGCCTGCTCGGCGTGGGGTTCGCGCTGGCCCTCGCCCAGCAACGGCCCGAGTGGGCCTCCGGTCTGACGGCGCTCGCGGTCGTGACGACGGTGCTCTCGTGGCTATTGCTGCACACCGAGTACACCCTGCACTACGCCCGGCGCTACTACCAGGACGGCGGCGGCGTGCTGTTTCTGGAGGGGGGCGGCACCGCGCAGGACCCCGACTACCGTGACTTCCTGTACCTGGGCCTGACCATCGGCATGACCTATCAGGTCAGCGACACCAACATCAACTCGCGGGCGATGCGCTGGCTGCTGCTCCAGCACGCCGTCCTCTCCTACGTGTTCGGCACGGTCGTGATCGCGCTGACGGTGGGCGGGGTGGCAAATTTGCTCGGGTAGCAGCCTGTTCGCCCCGCCTCCGCCATCTGGCCCTTTTCCCTCGGTCCCAACTCCTTTACACTGATCGGCGTGATCCGCTCTGCGCTTCCCACCCGGGGACGCCTCGCCTAGCCCAAGAGCCTGAGCGAGCCCGTCCCCGGCTGCGTGTGGCCGGGGCGTTTTCTTTTTCCCCCTCCAAGGAGTGAGCCGTATGTCGAAGATCGAGATTCAGGAGCCACGCGCCGAGCGTTACAACCCGCACGCCATCGAGCCCAGGTGGCAGGAGAAGTGGGAGGCGGAAGGCCTGTACACCTTCCGCGAGGACCCCGCCAAAACCAAGTTCTACGCGCTGACGATGTTTCCGTACCCCTCGGGGAACCTGCACATCGGCCACTGGTACGCGAACGTGGCGCCGGACGCGCGGGCCCGCTGGCTGCGGATGCGCGGCTACAACGTGCTGTTCCCGATGGGCTTCGACGCCTTCGGGCTGCCCGCCGAGAACGCGGCGATCCGCAACAACCTGAATCCGGCGGTGTGGACGTACTCGAACATCGAGCACATGACGGGGCAGTTCAAGCGGATGGGCACCATGATCGACTGGTCGCGCCAGTTCGCCACCTGCGACCCCGAGTACTACCGCTGGAACCAGTGGTTTTTCACCGAGTTCTTCCGGCGGGGCATGGTCTACAAGAAAGACGGCCTGGTGAACTGGTGCCCGAAAGACCAGACCGTGCTGGCGAACGAGCAGGTCGTGGACGGGGCGTGCGAACGCTGTGGCACCCCCGTCGAGCGCCGCAACCTGAGCCAGTGGTACATGAAGATCACCGACTACGCCGACGAGCTGCTGGACTTCTCGGGCACCGACATGCCCGAGCGCGTGAGGGTCATGCAGACGAACTGGATCGGCAAGTCGGTGGGCGCCGAGATCACCTTTGACACGCCCGCCGGGCCGGAGACGGTCTTCACCACCCGCCCCGACACGGTGATGGGCGCGACTTTCCTGGTGCTGGCCCCTGAGCATCCCAAGGTCCCTACGCTGACCACGCCGGGGCAGGCCGACGAGGTGCGCGCTTACGTCGAGGCGGCGGGCCGCAAGACCGACGTGGAGCGCCAGCAGGACGTGGGCGAGAAGACGGGCGTGTTCACGGGCTCTTTCGCCACGCATCCGGTCAGTGGGCATCAAATCCCCATCTGGGTGGCCGACTACGTGCTGGTGACGTACGGCACGGGCTCGATCATGGCCGTGCCGAGCGGCGACCAGCGCGACCTGGACTTCGCCCGCAAGTTCGGGCTGGACGTGATCGAGACGGTGCGACCCGAGGGCGCCGAGCCGATGGACGCGGTAACCGTCACCGAGGCGTATGCGGGCGACGGCATCATCGTCAATGAGGGGCCGCTGCACGGGATGAAGGGCGGCAAGGCGCACATCACCGCCGTCGTTGACCGACTGGCGGAACTGGACGTGGCGCAGGCCAAGACGACCTACCGCCTGCGCGACTGGCTGTTCGCGCGCCAGCGGTACTGGGGCACACCCATCCCCATCGTGTACTGCCCGGAGCACGGCGCCCAGCCCGTCCCCGACGACCAGTTGCCCGTCCGCCTGCCCGAGAACGTGGAGTTCACGCCCACCGGCCAGAGCCCCCTGAAGCTGGACCGCGAGTGGATCGCCACGACCTGCCCCGTCTGCGGCGGCCCCGCCGAGCGCGACACGGACACGATGGACACCTTCGTGGATTCGAGCTGGTACATGTACCGCTACCTGTCGCCGCACGACGACCAGCATCCTTACGACCCCGCCAAGGCCGACCTGATGCCGGTGGACCTGTATACGGGCGGCATCGAGCACGCCATCTTGCACCTGCTGTACTCGCGCTTCTGGACGAAGCTGATGCGCGACATGGGCCTGACCACGCAAAGCGAGCCCTTCCGGGCGCTGCGCAACCAGGGCATCATCCTGGGGCCGGACGGCGAGAAGATGAGCAAGAGCCGGGGCAACGTGGTGGACCCCGACGATCTGGTGCGCGAGTACGGGGTGGACACGGTGCGGACATACCTGATGTTCATCGCCCCCTGGGAACTGGGCGGCCCGTGGGACCCCAGCGGCATCAACGGCCCCGCGAAGTGGCTGTCGCGCGTCTGGGCCCTGTACTTCGACGAGAAGGTGCCCGGGCCGGAGGAAAGCGTCACCGAGGCCGAGTTGCGCTACGCCGTCCACTCCACCCTGAAAAAGGTCTCGGGCGACTTCGAGCGCCTGAGCTTCAACACGATCATCGCTTCCTTGATGGAGCTAACGAACACGCTGGTGAAGGCCAAGCGCTCGCCCGCTTTCGGCACGGGCGTTTGGGACGAGGCGCTGGACATCTTCAACCGGATGCTGGCCCCCGTGGTGCCCCACATCGCCGAGGAAATCTGGACCGAGCGCGGCGGGGCACAGAGCGTCCACGTCCAGTCCTGGCCCGAGGTGGACGAGGCCGCCGCCACCCGCGACACGGTGACGGTCGGCGTGCAGGTCAGCGGCAAGGTGCGCGGGCAGGTGGAGATCAGCAGGGCGGCGAGCCAGGAGGAGGCGTTGAGCGCCGCCCGCTCAAATCCCGACGTGGCCCGCTTCGTCGAGGGCAAGACGACGGTGAAGGAGATTTACGTGGCGGGGCGGATCATCAACATCGTGGTGAAGTAGCGCGGTTGGCCGAGGAAGAGGCGGCCCGATGGGCAAGGGGGCTTCTCTTCGCCCAGCAGGCCGAAGACCGTGAGTCAACCGTTCCAACTCCACACAGAAAAGGCCCCACCCGTCCAATTCGGCGGGTGGGGTCTCTCCTTCAGAGGGTCGGCGGGGGTGTCGGCCTCATCAGCGGTCGTCCGCGCCGACCTCCTCCCGGAGCAGCCGCAGGAGGTCGAGGGCCTGCTCGCGGGAGAGGGTCAGTTCCTGGGAGCCCGCGCCGTAGCGGTCGACCGAGAGATAGACGCCCTCCTGGGTGGGACAGACGTGCAGCCGAC contains:
- the proS gene encoding proline--tRNA ligase, which encodes MAFMTKAASGDRQDKKAQQYGVTPQSVDFNDWYNEVVKKADLADNSPVAGAMVVRPYGAALWENIERWLDTRFKATGHESLLFPTLIPMNFLTKEAEHVEGFAPELFTVTKIGTEELAEPYVLRPTSETIIGHMWSGWLNSYRDLPFLHYQWGSVFRAELRTKAFLRTSEFYWHEGHTAHATEEEARGEVRQQLDLYHEFCRDVLALPVVRGEKTASERFAGAVATYSIEGMMRDGKALQSGTSHYLGQNFSRAFDVKFQTREQREEYAYTTSWAISSRIIGAIIMTHGDDQGLIMPPNIAPIQVVVIPVGRKDNLGEMVAEGEKLAAELRAQGLLVKVDKRDGVTNGFKYNDWELKGVPVRVELGPRDLEQGVVVVKNRNAEEKETLSREEAVGSMKARLDGIQSWLLKRATDFMLENTVKVDTYEEFRAAIEAGKWVLAFHCGDEASERQIKEDTKATIRNIPLDDAEFFAEREEGGVCVHTGRPAAYGKRVIFGRQY
- a CDS encoding DUF2171 domain-containing protein, which gives rise to MTQNDGQNDQNLVDQIDDRVRQDLRQRLESQGEHMQVKDMNGEHVGTVDHMEGDQLKLTRTDSPTGEHRYVPLSQVESMDDVAVYLNVSRDQVQ
- a CDS encoding DUF1345 domain-containing protein, whose translation is MTAPRSLPPPAVTRFLVGAVLGVAVAVLLPNRWPLVVQILLGWNALCLFVLGRVWPRLLSSTPERTRALATREDDTRTIALLLTVMSALVSLLGVGFALALAQQRPEWASGLTALAVVTTVLSWLLLHTEYTLHYARRYYQDGGGVLFLEGGGTAQDPDYRDFLYLGLTIGMTYQVSDTNINSRAMRWLLLQHAVLSYVFGTVVIALTVGGVANLLG
- a CDS encoding VOC family protein; translated protein: MLRIGSIVWGVRDVPRAIEFWTRALDYRLRNEPDDDWAVLVPREGPGVQLALDLVDSEKARRHHLDLYAEDQAAEVERLLALGATRVDWRYEPEADYVVLADPDGNRFCVVQVA
- a CDS encoding GNAT family N-acetyltransferase, which produces MTTIRPFTPTDRAACLALFDSNVPEFFLPPERAEFELWLDKPFDSGEYGEYFVLEDEGRVVACGGVWLDPQHPERPAGFSWGMVARDAHRRGHGSVLLRFRLERLRELGAREVHLDTSQHTAPFYARFGFREVRRVPDGYGPGLDRVDMVAESSG
- a CDS encoding class I SAM-dependent methyltransferase produces the protein MSANSPAEVAAQYATDRNLRVRKETHVRYGVGPDLEPRVDELLALRGNEALLDVGTGPGDFPGRLRDQGHRGRLVGVDLSPGMVEHATAFHPGVEFVQASADALPFPDASFGVLTARHMLYHVPDVPAALAEFARVLRPGGRFLAVTNASGSLGELWDVVAEVAPEEPALGGLLESRAGSAVFSEHNGEGLVRAAFGQVQVDVLDSALMFPSPEPVLTYLESMTALHRLAEGDRGRVREALRRVLAPRFRAGGWRVPKRVALIGARR
- a CDS encoding nucleotidyltransferase family protein, which gives rise to MTVPDLARTIAAQVARVPGIVAVSLGGSHARGNARPDSDLDLGLAYDAAHPFDLAALSALCRDLDESGSASATPPGGWGPWVDGGAWLTVEGQRVDLIYREVRRVEKSVGDALAGRVSVHAQPGHPHGIHGHHYAAELATGLILHDPSGRLERLRARLGGYPASLAQALEEHYAWQPGFWLDGAAKGLKRGDVHYAQGCLYQAVMAMVQTLGARGRAWILNEKGAVALAGALPGAPPNFAGRVNAALTALDVGAVRNLAAEVG
- the leuS gene encoding leucine--tRNA ligase, with protein sequence MSKIEIQEPRAERYNPHAIEPRWQEKWEAEGLYTFREDPAKTKFYALTMFPYPSGNLHIGHWYANVAPDARARWLRMRGYNVLFPMGFDAFGLPAENAAIRNNLNPAVWTYSNIEHMTGQFKRMGTMIDWSRQFATCDPEYYRWNQWFFTEFFRRGMVYKKDGLVNWCPKDQTVLANEQVVDGACERCGTPVERRNLSQWYMKITDYADELLDFSGTDMPERVRVMQTNWIGKSVGAEITFDTPAGPETVFTTRPDTVMGATFLVLAPEHPKVPTLTTPGQADEVRAYVEAAGRKTDVERQQDVGEKTGVFTGSFATHPVSGHQIPIWVADYVLVTYGTGSIMAVPSGDQRDLDFARKFGLDVIETVRPEGAEPMDAVTVTEAYAGDGIIVNEGPLHGMKGGKAHITAVVDRLAELDVAQAKTTYRLRDWLFARQRYWGTPIPIVYCPEHGAQPVPDDQLPVRLPENVEFTPTGQSPLKLDREWIATTCPVCGGPAERDTDTMDTFVDSSWYMYRYLSPHDDQHPYDPAKADLMPVDLYTGGIEHAILHLLYSRFWTKLMRDMGLTTQSEPFRALRNQGIILGPDGEKMSKSRGNVVDPDDLVREYGVDTVRTYLMFIAPWELGGPWDPSGINGPAKWLSRVWALYFDEKVPGPEESVTEAELRYAVHSTLKKVSGDFERLSFNTIIASLMELTNTLVKAKRSPAFGTGVWDEALDIFNRMLAPVVPHIAEEIWTERGGAQSVHVQSWPEVDEAAATRDTVTVGVQVSGKVRGQVEISRAASQEEALSAARSNPDVARFVEGKTTVKEIYVAGRIINIVVK